The DNA region ATCAGTCCGCGTGAAGATGGATGTTTCTTCAGGGGGAATCGGTGGAGCTTGCGACTCTAGCAGCCCGCTGAAGCTTCGGTTTTATAATGTATATCCACAGGCTGTTACTAAGCTCAATGCTTCTACGGCATATGTCGTTGAGGCAATGACTGATGCCGAAGGCGGAGGCTATAACTATAAAATTGGCCTTACTCAAGACGGTGGCGATACGCACGCAGCGCTTGGAGATTCAATGTGCACCGTTTCGTATGTAGGGGTTGCCTCACGTTTAGTTTTGCAGAACGACACGGTCACCTCTCCGACGATTATCCTTACTATTGACTTCCCGAAGCTCGTTAATGGTGATGACACCCGTGTAAAAGAGATGCAAGTCGTAAAGGACATGATTGCGACGGACGATTATAAGGCTGCTATAAAGACGCTCGAATCGGCACGCAAGGAATAGTATAATAGAACGGATGACTTCAAAATTCCGTTTAGAAACAAAGTATGAGCCTACTGGCGATCAGCCTGCTGCTATTACTCAGCTTGTCACCGGACTTGAAAATGGAGAGCGCGAGCAAACACTTCTTGGTGTGACAGGAAGCGGTAAGACATTTACAATGGCGAATATCATTGCCAAACGCGGCGTTCCAACTCTGGTACTTGCTCACAATAAGACGCTCGCAGCGCAACTTTATAGCGAATTTAAGGCGTTTTTCCCCGAAAACGAAGTTCACTATTTTGTAAGTTACTTCGATTATTATCAGCCAGAGGCGTATATTGCCAGCAGTGATACATACATTGAAAAAGACAGCAAAATAAACGATGAAATTGATCGCTTGAGGCACGCTGCCACTTCGGCACTTCTGACACGTCGCGACGTTATTATTGTCGCCAGCGTGAGTTGTATTTATGGTATCGGATCGCCAGACGATTACGCGGAGATGTCGATAACTGTAACGCGCGGTGAACGGCGTCAACAAGACAAACTCGTGCGGCTTCTTACTGATATCCAATACCAACGAAATGATATGGATTTTCATCGAGGTACCTTCCGTGTTAAGGGCGATGTGGTTGATGTTTTTCCGGCAGGCCGTGATGTCGGTTTTCGATTGGAGTTTTTTGGGGATGAGGTTGACCGCATTACGCAGATCGATCCACTTACGGGTGAAATTACTGCTGAGCCTCAGAGTATTACGATTTTTCCAAGCAGTCACTACGTTACACCAAAAGAAAAGCTTGCCCACGCTATAGAAGGTATTAAAAAAGAGTTTGAGGAGCGCGTGGAGTGGTTTGAAAAAAATAATAAACTACTTGAAGCTCAGCGGCTAAGCCAGCGCACAAAGTACGATATTGAAATGCTCGAAGAAACAGGATTCGTCAAAGGAATTGAAAACTATTCTCGTTATCTTACAAACCGCGAAGTGGGCGAACAGCCAGCCACGCTATTGGATTATTTTCCTGACGATTTTCTCCTGCTTATCGATGAAAGTCATCAAACACTACCGCAAGTAAGAGGTATGTATAATGGTGACCGCGCACGTAAGGAAGTGCTGGTGGAACATGGATTTCGGTTACCCTCAGCTCTGGATAACCGTCCACTGACGTTTGCGGAATTTGAGCGACATGTCAATCAAATAATTTACGTCTCAGCGACGCCGGGCGACTATGAAATTGCCCGGAGTCCTAAGCCTGCCGAGCAAATTATTCGCCCGACCGGTCTTGTAGATCCGCATATTTCAATCCGTCCGACAAAGGGTCAGATCGACGATCTTATCGCTGAAATTCGTGACCGAATTGAAAAAAAGGAGCGTGTCCTTGTTACAACCCTGACTAAAAGAATGGCCGAGGATCTCTCAACCTATCTTCAAGAGCTGAATATTAAAACTGCTTATATCCATAGTGAAGTTGATACGTTGGAGCGTGGCGACATTCTTCGCGATTTGCGTACGGGAGTCTATGACGTTCTTGTCGGGATTAACCTGCTACGGGAAGGGCTTGATCTTCCTGAAGTAAGCATGGTAGCAATTATGGATGCTGATAAGGAGGGCTTTTTGAGAAGTGCGCGAGCGCTCATTCAGATCATCGGCCGTGCGGCGCGTCATGTAAATGGTACTGTGCTGATGTACGCCGATACTATGACGGATTCTATGAAGGAGGCAATCGGAGAGACAGACCGACGACGCGAGATTCAGGAAACGTATAATCGCGAGCATGGCATCACGCCGACAAGCATTGCCAAAGAGATTGACGAAGGTCTACGTGCCATTATTCCAATGAAAGAAGATACGAAAAAGAAAATCGATCTTAAAAAGATTCCAAAAGATGAGTACGAGACATTAGCAAAGGAGCTGACATCTCAAATGGAGCTTGCCAGTGCGAACTTGGAGTTTGAAAAAGCAGCTGAGCTTCGTGACTTGATTGCCGAAATCAAACAAAAAATGTAGATTTACTTTTTGTCTAAAATTCTTTCAACCCGTACAAGAGCGGCGGCATAGCGTGCAACTTGTTCTCGCGCACGCTCAAGAGACGTCGAGGGTGCATCGTATGTTGTGAGGAAATCTAGCATTTCTCGTTTTTTGCGTAACTTGGCATTCATCTGTTCACGATAGGCGTAAAGGAAAGCCGTGCCTTCATGTCCGTTTAGAGGGAGCTCCGGTGTCATCGGAAGCGTAAAGGTGTGTTGCAATACACCATCTCGATTTTCGCGGACTGCCTTTAAAAGCTTCTCTTCAACAGGAAGGCCCGATTCGCCAGAGCGAATGTATTCAAGGCTCTCTTTAGTGAAGTAGGTAGCAGAAATAATAGCTTGCTTCGTAGGTTTTTCACTTAATGTATCTACACTTTTTGTTGGGCCGCTAGGAAAAGAAGCAATATATGAAGCGGTGATACTCCCTGGCGGAATGATTCGATCAAATACGACAGCATTCGATAAAACGGTAGCGCCAAGCCGTGCAACGATGGCTTCGTAGAATTCAAAAACATCTTCAGGCAAGTGTTTTGTGTTTGTTTGTTCCCGCATCCTGCCGATATCATCGCTTTTTAATGACGATATGCCTAGCCGCTCTGTTGAAACATGCTGAAGAGGTCGGGAATCATTGAGGTACCTTTTTACTACTTCAAGTCCGAGCATGGCGATCGGTTTTTCCCTGTACGCAGGAGGGATATTACCTTCAATATGAGTTTGATATGCTAAGACGTACAAATGACGAGCTTCAGTGGTAAAATCCACGAGAAGCTCCTGATTGGTAGGGTATCCGTCACGTCTTGGCATGTCATTTAAAGTATAGCCCAAAACCTTGCAAAAATAGGCCAAGTGGTGTATAATAGAAGTATTGCATTCGATGAATGTCGAGCCTCTTTCAAAGATGTGCGCTCCATATAATTAATTGGTTACCTAGAGTAGCTGGCGCCACCACCGAAATATCCTCTCGCTGTTCTCCCTAGGGTTTTACCC from Candidatus Saccharimonadales bacterium includes:
- the uvrB gene encoding excinuclease ABC subunit UvrB; translated protein: MTSKFRLETKYEPTGDQPAAITQLVTGLENGEREQTLLGVTGSGKTFTMANIIAKRGVPTLVLAHNKTLAAQLYSEFKAFFPENEVHYFVSYFDYYQPEAYIASSDTYIEKDSKINDEIDRLRHAATSALLTRRDVIIVASVSCIYGIGSPDDYAEMSITVTRGERRQQDKLVRLLTDIQYQRNDMDFHRGTFRVKGDVVDVFPAGRDVGFRLEFFGDEVDRITQIDPLTGEITAEPQSITIFPSSHYVTPKEKLAHAIEGIKKEFEERVEWFEKNNKLLEAQRLSQRTKYDIEMLEETGFVKGIENYSRYLTNREVGEQPATLLDYFPDDFLLLIDESHQTLPQVRGMYNGDRARKEVLVEHGFRLPSALDNRPLTFAEFERHVNQIIYVSATPGDYEIARSPKPAEQIIRPTGLVDPHISIRPTKGQIDDLIAEIRDRIEKKERVLVTTLTKRMAEDLSTYLQELNIKTAYIHSEVDTLERGDILRDLRTGVYDVLVGINLLREGLDLPEVSMVAIMDADKEGFLRSARALIQIIGRAARHVNGTVLMYADTMTDSMKEAIGETDRRREIQETYNREHGITPTSIAKEIDEGLRAIIPMKEDTKKKIDLKKIPKDEYETLAKELTSQMELASANLEFEKAAELRDLIAEIKQKM